The Fusobacterium necrophorum subsp. necrophorum genome has a window encoding:
- the obgE gene encoding GTPase ObgE, with amino-acid sequence MFIDEVVITVKAGNGGDGSAAFRREKSVQFGGPDGGDGGNGGSVFFYADPNVNTLVDFKYKKIFKAQHGENGQKKQMFGKSGEDLIIKVPVGTQVRDLQTGKLLLDMHEKKETRMLLKGGRGGWGNVHFKTSTRKAPKIAEKGREGAELQVKLELKLLADVALVGYPSVGKSSFINRVSAANSKVGSYHFTTLEPKLGVVRLEEGKSFVIADIPGLIEGAHEGVGLGDKFLRHIERCKMIYHLVDVSEMEGRDAIADFEKINEELSKFSEKLAKKPQIVLANKMDLLWDMEKYEKFKSYVEEKGYEVYPVSVLLNEGLKEILYKTFDRIQKVEREPLEEETDIREVLQELNIQKDDFEITQDEEGVYHIEGRIVDGVLAKYVIGMDDESIVNFLHLMRSLGMEEAMQEAGIEDGDTVKIANVEFEYVE; translated from the coding sequence CGGTTCCGCAGCTTTTCGAAGAGAGAAATCCGTACAGTTCGGAGGACCGGATGGCGGAGACGGTGGAAACGGCGGAAGTGTATTCTTCTATGCGGATCCCAATGTGAATACTTTAGTGGATTTTAAATATAAAAAAATATTCAAGGCTCAGCATGGAGAAAATGGACAAAAAAAACAAATGTTTGGAAAGTCCGGAGAAGATTTAATTATTAAGGTACCGGTAGGAACGCAGGTTCGAGATTTGCAGACAGGAAAATTGCTTTTGGATATGCATGAAAAAAAAGAAACTCGAATGTTATTAAAAGGCGGACGAGGTGGTTGGGGAAATGTACATTTTAAAACTTCAACCAGAAAAGCTCCTAAAATTGCAGAAAAAGGAAGAGAAGGAGCGGAACTTCAGGTAAAATTGGAATTGAAATTGCTTGCAGATGTCGCTCTTGTGGGCTATCCCTCAGTTGGAAAATCCAGTTTCATCAATCGAGTTTCCGCTGCAAACTCTAAAGTGGGAAGTTATCATTTCACAACACTGGAACCGAAATTAGGAGTCGTTCGTTTAGAAGAAGGAAAATCTTTTGTCATTGCCGACATTCCCGGCTTGATTGAAGGCGCTCATGAAGGAGTCGGCTTAGGAGATAAATTTTTAAGACATATTGAACGTTGTAAGATGATATATCATTTGGTGGATGTTTCAGAAATGGAAGGACGAGATGCCATTGCCGATTTTGAAAAAATCAACGAAGAGCTATCGAAATTCAGTGAAAAATTGGCAAAAAAACCACAAATTGTATTGGCAAACAAAATGGATTTACTTTGGGATATGGAAAAATATGAAAAATTCAAATCCTATGTCGAAGAAAAAGGATATGAAGTTTATCCGGTGTCTGTTTTATTGAACGAAGGATTGAAAGAAATTTTGTACAAAACCTTTGATCGAATTCAAAAAGTGGAAAGAGAACCTTTAGAAGAAGAAACGGATATCAGGGAAGTGCTACAAGAATTGAACATTCAAAAAGACGATTTTGAAATTACACAGGACGAAGAGGGAGTCTATCATATTGAGGGACGTATTGTAGACGGTGTTTTGGCAAAATACGTTATCGGGATGGACGATGAATCCATTGTAAATTTTTTACATTTGATGAGAAGCTTAGGAATGGAAGAAGCTATGCAGGAAGCGGGAATTGAAGACGGAGATACTGTAAAAATCGCAAATGTGGAATTTGAATATGTAGAGTAG